A single region of the Solwaraspora sp. WMMD791 genome encodes:
- the nuoF gene encoding NADH-quinone oxidoreductase subunit NuoF has protein sequence MTEPRRETLEKLTPVLTKRWLSPDAWKIDVYEQLDGYAALRKVLAGKPGGRGRASDPVHPDDLIKLIKDSGLRGRGGAGFPTGLKWGFIPQGDGKPHYLVVNADEGEPGTCKDLPLMMYDPHSLVEGVIIASYAIRASRAFIYIRGEAVHAARRLRNAVDEAYRAGYLGTDILGSGFDLDLVVHSGAGAYICGEETALLDSLEGFRGQPRLRPPFPATHGLYACPTVVNNVGTIASVPYIVLGGANWWKSMGTEKSSGPMIYSLSGRIANPGQYECSMGITLRELIELAGGMQPGHELRFWTPGGSSTPLLTAEHLDVPLDFEGVAAAGSILGTTATQIFSDQDCPVYATYRWLEFYHHESCGKCTPCREGNYWMVRVYRRILAGQGTHEDLDTLLDTCDNILGRSFCGLGDGATSSVTSSLKYFKQDYLDYIEGRTAPKLSEKALVGAH, from the coding sequence ATGACCGAGCCGCGACGGGAGACCCTGGAGAAGCTGACGCCGGTGCTGACCAAGCGCTGGCTGTCGCCGGACGCCTGGAAGATCGACGTCTACGAGCAGCTCGACGGCTACGCGGCCCTGCGCAAGGTGCTCGCCGGCAAGCCGGGCGGCCGGGGTCGCGCCAGTGACCCGGTGCACCCGGACGATCTGATCAAACTGATCAAGGACTCGGGGCTGCGGGGCCGGGGCGGGGCCGGATTCCCCACCGGACTGAAGTGGGGCTTCATCCCGCAGGGCGACGGCAAGCCGCACTACCTGGTGGTCAACGCCGACGAGGGCGAGCCGGGCACCTGCAAGGACCTGCCGCTGATGATGTACGACCCGCACTCGCTGGTCGAAGGCGTCATCATCGCCTCGTACGCGATCCGGGCCAGCCGCGCCTTCATCTACATCCGGGGCGAGGCGGTGCACGCCGCCCGGCGGCTGCGCAACGCCGTCGACGAGGCGTACCGGGCCGGCTACCTCGGCACCGACATCCTCGGCTCCGGCTTCGACCTGGACCTGGTGGTGCACAGCGGCGCGGGTGCGTACATCTGCGGCGAGGAGACCGCGCTGCTGGACTCCCTCGAAGGCTTCCGGGGCCAGCCCCGGCTGCGCCCGCCGTTCCCGGCCACCCACGGCCTGTACGCCTGCCCGACCGTGGTCAACAACGTCGGCACCATCGCCAGCGTGCCGTACATCGTGCTCGGCGGCGCCAACTGGTGGAAGTCCATGGGCACGGAGAAGTCGTCCGGCCCGATGATCTACTCGCTCTCCGGCCGGATCGCCAACCCCGGCCAGTACGAGTGCTCGATGGGCATCACCCTGCGCGAGCTGATCGAGCTGGCCGGCGGCATGCAACCCGGGCACGAGCTGCGGTTCTGGACCCCCGGCGGGTCGTCCACGCCGCTGCTGACCGCCGAGCACCTGGACGTACCGCTGGACTTCGAAGGGGTGGCCGCGGCCGGGTCGATCCTCGGCACCACCGCCACCCAGATCTTCTCCGACCAGGACTGCCCGGTGTACGCGACCTACCGGTGGCTGGAGTTCTACCACCACGAGTCGTGTGGCAAGTGCACCCCGTGTCGCGAGGGCAACTACTGGATGGTGCGGGTCTACCGGCGGATCCTGGCCGGCCAGGGCACCCACGAGGACCTCGACACCCTGCTCGACACCTGCGACAACATCCTCGGCCGGTCGTTCTGCGGCCTCGGTGACGGTGCGACCAGTTCGGTGACCTCCTCGCTGAAGTACTTCAAGCAGGACTACCTCGACTACATCGAGGGCCGCACGGCACCGAAGCTGTCGGAGAAAGCATTGGTAGGTGCGCACTAA
- the nuoE gene encoding NADH-quinone oxidoreductase subunit NuoE, translating into MMGFSQETHDRAREIIARYPADRSRSALLPLLHLVQSEDGYVSPAGVEFCAEQLGINKAQVSAVATFYTMYKRRPTGDWLVSVCTNTMCDVLGGQRVYDALSEHLGVGHEETTADGTVTLEHAECLAACDYGPVMTVNYDFFDKVDPDIALGVVEELRAGGRPTPTRGARLCTLKEMSLQLAGFSDTREGAVADGPAGDATLRGLRLAQQHGIAVAGFDPNTPISGDAPEPAASRPAPAATGSTAPDVKAPQAKSPEIRAAETRAPDAKTPVPDAPGTTVPADRTEPDSDAEAAEAAGTAANPPASDAKPAGDSPQPQREALRDARSEEGTA; encoded by the coding sequence CTGATGGGCTTCAGTCAGGAAACGCACGACCGGGCCCGGGAGATCATCGCCCGGTACCCGGCGGACCGGTCCCGCTCGGCGCTGCTGCCGTTGCTGCACCTGGTGCAGTCCGAGGACGGCTACGTCTCGCCGGCCGGCGTCGAGTTCTGCGCCGAGCAGCTGGGCATCAACAAGGCCCAGGTCAGCGCGGTCGCCACCTTCTACACGATGTACAAGCGTCGGCCCACCGGTGACTGGCTGGTCAGCGTCTGCACCAACACCATGTGCGACGTGCTCGGTGGGCAGCGGGTCTACGACGCGCTCAGTGAGCATCTCGGCGTCGGGCACGAGGAGACCACCGCCGACGGCACGGTCACCCTGGAGCATGCCGAGTGCCTCGCCGCCTGCGACTACGGCCCGGTCATGACCGTCAACTACGACTTCTTCGACAAGGTCGACCCGGACATCGCGCTCGGGGTCGTCGAGGAGTTGCGCGCCGGCGGCCGCCCGACCCCCACCCGGGGTGCCCGACTGTGCACCCTGAAGGAGATGTCGCTGCAGCTCGCCGGCTTCTCCGACACCCGCGAGGGTGCGGTCGCCGACGGACCGGCCGGCGACGCCACCCTGCGTGGGCTGCGCCTGGCCCAGCAGCACGGCATCGCCGTCGCCGGCTTCGACCCGAACACCCCGATCAGCGGCGACGCGCCGGAGCCGGCGGCCAGCCGGCCCGCGCCCGCCGCGACCGGCAGCACGGCCCCGGACGTCAAGGCCCCGCAGGCCAAGTCGCCGGAGATCCGGGCCGCGGAGACCCGCGCGCCGGACGCGAAGACGCCGGTCCCGGACGCGCCCGGCACCACGGTGCCGGCCGACCGGACCGAGCCGGACAGCGACGCCGAGGCCGCCGAGGCGGCCGGCACCGCCGCCAACCCGCCGGCCAGCGACGCCAAACCAGCCGGTGACAGCCCGCAGCCGCAGCGTGAGGCGCTGCGGGACGCGCGCAGCGAGGAGGGCACGGCATGA